One region of Mucilaginibacter sp. 14171R-50 genomic DNA includes:
- a CDS encoding ABC transporter permease yields the protein MLKNYIKITWRNLMKNKGFTAINIVGLAVGMASAALILFWVQNEVSYDQFHEKKDRLYQMYNRSKIEGEVWAWGTTPKPMMATLKQDYPQVEQATRTTNANFLFTINDKHLNLTGSFTDPDFLTMFSFPLIQGNPKTALNDMKNIVLTEKTAVKLFGNTNVLGKTVKIDSVDYFTVTGVMKDLPNNTRFTFEYIMPWKYWEKINGGPDKNWGNNSVATYIVLKPNVTEAYFDGQVKNITRSHSEVKDIDVFVHPATKWRLYSKFENGQIVGGRITTIKLFSIIAVFILLIACINFMNLSTARSEKRAKEVGIRKVVGAGKGSLIAQFMGESILIALLAGALALIIVHISLPSFNILTEKNLFIPLASATFWIIVVVFILFTGVVSGSYPALYLSSFAPVKVLKGTFRAANAALSPRKILVVTQFWFAIVLIISTIIVKEQLDYAQSRDTGYKKTNLVYTFLQGNIDKNYALIRNELLTSGAATSVTKTSAPMTQGWSDSWDFNWDGKDQGSKIDFNMFNVDGDFSKTMGLKIVEGRDIDIKTYPSDSSAILINEAALKLMKFKNPIGQIVLRDNHKLVIVGVVKDFILQSPYEPVKQMIIQGPSAWFNVMHYKLNEKNTTAQNLKLAEAVFKKFNPDYPFDYHFVDEEYNQKFQDEQRTGTLASLFAGLTIFISCLGLFGLATYMAQNRIKEIGVRKVLGASVFGVTSMLSKDFLKLVGIAFIFAIPVAWYGMHTWLQGYSYRVEISVWVFAVAAFLTTLISIVTVSFQAVKAALANPVKSLRSE from the coding sequence ATGTTAAAAAACTACATAAAAATAACCTGGCGTAACCTAATGAAGAACAAAGGGTTTACCGCCATTAACATTGTCGGGCTGGCGGTAGGTATGGCCAGCGCCGCGCTTATATTATTTTGGGTACAAAACGAGGTAAGCTACGACCAGTTCCACGAAAAGAAGGACCGCCTGTACCAAATGTATAACCGGTCGAAAATTGAGGGAGAAGTATGGGCATGGGGTACCACTCCAAAACCTATGATGGCAACCCTTAAGCAGGATTATCCGCAAGTTGAACAGGCTACACGTACAACCAACGCCAATTTCCTTTTCACCATAAACGATAAACATTTAAACCTCACCGGTTCTTTCACCGATCCCGATTTCCTGACCATGTTTAGCTTCCCGCTGATACAGGGGAACCCTAAAACAGCCTTAAATGACATGAAGAACATTGTGCTTACCGAAAAAACAGCTGTAAAACTGTTTGGTAACACCAATGTATTGGGTAAAACGGTTAAAATTGATAGCGTTGATTACTTTACGGTAACCGGCGTAATGAAGGACCTGCCGAATAACACCCGTTTCACCTTTGAATACATAATGCCCTGGAAATACTGGGAAAAAATAAATGGCGGCCCTGATAAGAATTGGGGTAATAACTCAGTAGCTACTTACATAGTTTTAAAGCCTAATGTAACGGAAGCGTATTTTGACGGTCAGGTAAAAAATATAACCCGCTCGCACTCCGAAGTAAAAGATATTGATGTGTTTGTGCATCCCGCAACCAAATGGAGGTTGTACTCTAAGTTTGAAAACGGACAAATTGTAGGCGGGCGTATAACAACTATAAAGCTGTTTAGTATAATAGCCGTGTTCATACTACTTATCGCCTGCATAAACTTTATGAACCTGAGTACAGCCCGCAGCGAAAAAAGGGCAAAAGAGGTAGGGATACGTAAAGTAGTTGGCGCCGGTAAAGGCAGCCTGATAGCACAGTTCATGGGCGAATCTATTTTGATTGCATTACTTGCCGGTGCGCTTGCCCTGATCATCGTTCACATATCGCTGCCGTCATTTAACATCCTGACTGAAAAGAACTTGTTTATACCGTTAGCAAGTGCAACATTTTGGATTATTGTGGTTGTGTTTATACTGTTTACGGGTGTAGTATCGGGCAGTTACCCGGCTTTGTACCTTTCATCATTTGCCCCCGTAAAGGTTTTAAAAGGTACATTCAGGGCTGCTAACGCGGCATTATCGCCGCGCAAAATTTTGGTGGTAACTCAATTTTGGTTTGCAATCGTACTTATCATATCAACCATTATTGTTAAAGAACAGCTTGACTATGCACAAAGCCGGGATACCGGCTACAAGAAGACCAACCTTGTTTATACCTTTTTGCAGGGTAATATCGATAAAAATTATGCGCTGATACGCAACGAACTGCTGACAAGCGGCGCGGCTACATCAGTAACAAAAACCAGCGCTCCGATGACACAGGGCTGGAGCGACTCGTGGGATTTTAACTGGGATGGAAAAGACCAGGGCTCTAAAATCGATTTCAATATGTTTAATGTCGACGGCGATTTTAGTAAAACCATGGGCCTTAAAATTGTTGAAGGCCGCGATATCGACATCAAAACTTATCCATCAGATTCATCGGCCATTTTGATCAACGAGGCCGCGCTTAAGCTGATGAAGTTTAAAAACCCAATTGGCCAGATAGTATTGCGCGATAATCATAAGCTTGTTATTGTTGGCGTTGTAAAAGATTTTATCCTGCAATCGCCGTATGAGCCGGTTAAGCAAATGATCATACAAGGGCCAAGCGCGTGGTTCAACGTTATGCATTATAAACTTAACGAAAAGAACACCACCGCCCAAAACCTAAAGCTGGCCGAGGCAGTGTTTAAAAAGTTTAACCCCGACTACCCGTTTGATTACCACTTTGTTGACGAGGAGTACAACCAAAAATTTCAGGACGAGCAGCGTACGGGCACATTAGCGTCGCTTTTTGCCGGGCTTACCATATTTATATCATGCCTTGGCTTATTTGGCCTGGCAACCTATATGGCCCAAAACCGCATCAAGGAAATTGGTGTACGTAAAGTTTTAGGGGCATCGGTGTTTGGCGTAACCTCAATGCTGTCAAAAGATTTCCTGAAGTTGGTTGGCATAGCGTTCATATTTGCTATACCCGTTGCCTGGTATGGCATGCACACGTGGCTGCAAGGGTATTCGTACCGGGTCGAGATAAGTGTTTGGGTGTTTGCTGTAGCGGCCTTTTTAACAACACTGATATCAATTGTGACCGTAAGTTTCCAGGCGGTAAAGGCTGCTTTGGCAAACCCGGTAAAGAGCCTAAGGAGTGAATGA
- a CDS encoding ABC transporter permease codes for MIKNYLKTAWRNILQNKFYATINVAGLTVGLVVGLFMLLWVQDELSYDKANSNAKNIYKVGIVGGTGISKQIFNNIIAPVATFAKNEIPEVKDAVRIMSIGDAPFKYKDKVFYESDFAFTDPSYFTVFDFNLIKGDKRNPFPDNNSLVITESTAKRYFGDEDPIGKVVIMGQNEQCKVTGVIPDYPANSSFQYHVLLPISRFNDLAYVQNKKSYDNKTIIPSIDADWSNFGFQTYLLLKNSNVSAQLLEKKLQAIHERNKPEDAPVPYLTQPLLKMHLYQADGTDGGMSTVRTFAIVALMILIIACINYVNLSTARSMLRAKEVSMRKIIGAGKLQLFIQFMVETALLFIIAAVFAFVLMIVLLPHFNQFSGKQITLNLSNYNIWLCIVLTLVGTLAASSIYPALLLSSFEPLKALKGKVSVSIGNVAFRRILVVLQFAVSIILIAGTLVIGSQLKYIHNKNLGYDKENVLSFGMRNDMQKHFDVVQAELLKSPAVLDVTRAGRNIITGGSSTGDNDWDGKPLNSNMWFNQIYADKHLIPFFKMKIIEGANFEGVVADSAHFIINETAVKEMGLKNPIGKRLRIQTTNGTIIGVVKDFHFTTIHKKIEPAVFQYSPDDCWRVYIKTTGRDAQKAIAALQVLWKRYNNDVPVNYAFLDEAYNKLYTTEQKQGALFNLFATIAIVISCLGLFGLATYSAQVKTREIGIRKVLGASVARIISLLAAEFMVLIIIAIVIAIPVAWFAMDNWLQDFAYKVNIGWAVFLFAGGGATLIALATISIQSVKAALANPVKSLRSE; via the coding sequence ATGATAAAAAATTATTTAAAAACGGCCTGGCGTAACATACTGCAAAATAAGTTTTATGCAACCATTAATGTTGCCGGCTTAACTGTTGGCCTTGTTGTTGGATTGTTTATGCTGCTTTGGGTTCAGGACGAGCTGAGTTATGATAAAGCTAATTCTAATGCAAAAAACATTTATAAGGTTGGCATAGTTGGCGGCACAGGTATCAGCAAACAGATATTTAACAATATCATTGCGCCCGTCGCAACTTTTGCTAAAAACGAGATACCCGAAGTAAAAGATGCTGTGCGTATCATGTCTATCGGCGATGCGCCTTTCAAGTATAAAGACAAGGTATTTTACGAAAGCGATTTTGCGTTTACCGATCCTTCATACTTTACCGTATTTGATTTTAACCTCATTAAAGGCGACAAACGCAACCCTTTCCCGGATAATAATTCGTTAGTGATAACCGAAAGCACTGCCAAAAGGTATTTTGGCGACGAAGACCCGATCGGTAAAGTGGTGATCATGGGGCAGAATGAGCAATGCAAGGTAACCGGCGTAATACCCGATTACCCTGCTAATTCCAGCTTTCAGTATCATGTATTGTTGCCTATATCGCGTTTTAATGATCTGGCTTATGTGCAAAACAAAAAAAGCTACGATAATAAAACTATAATACCGTCAATAGATGCCGATTGGTCGAACTTTGGCTTTCAGACCTATTTACTGCTAAAAAACAGCAATGTAAGCGCCCAGCTATTAGAGAAAAAGTTACAGGCCATACATGAGCGCAACAAGCCCGAAGATGCGCCGGTGCCTTATCTTACACAGCCGTTGTTGAAAATGCACCTGTACCAGGCCGATGGTACCGACGGCGGCATGTCAACCGTCAGGACCTTCGCTATTGTTGCCTTAATGATATTGATAATTGCCTGTATCAATTATGTAAACCTTTCAACAGCGCGGTCAATGCTGCGTGCCAAGGAGGTAAGCATGCGCAAGATAATAGGCGCGGGTAAATTGCAGCTTTTTATACAATTTATGGTAGAAACTGCGCTGCTGTTTATCATAGCCGCTGTATTTGCTTTTGTACTGATGATTGTATTGCTGCCCCACTTTAACCAGTTCTCGGGTAAGCAGATAACGTTAAATCTTTCTAATTATAACATTTGGTTATGTATTGTGCTCACGCTGGTAGGTACCCTTGCTGCATCAAGCATATATCCGGCGTTGCTTTTGTCATCTTTTGAACCGTTAAAAGCCCTTAAGGGTAAGGTGTCTGTTAGTATAGGTAATGTCGCATTTCGCAGGATATTGGTTGTCTTGCAGTTTGCGGTGTCAATTATACTTATAGCAGGCACATTAGTAATCGGCAGTCAGTTAAAATATATCCACAACAAAAACCTGGGGTACGATAAAGAGAATGTACTGTCGTTCGGCATGCGCAACGATATGCAAAAGCATTTTGATGTGGTGCAAGCCGAACTGTTGAAAAGCCCGGCCGTGCTTGATGTTACGCGTGCGGGTCGTAATATCATTACAGGCGGCAGCTCAACCGGCGATAACGACTGGGACGGTAAACCGCTCAACTCAAACATGTGGTTTAACCAGATCTATGCTGATAAACACCTGATACCATTTTTTAAAATGAAAATTATAGAAGGGGCTAACTTTGAAGGCGTTGTTGCCGATTCGGCCCACTTCATTATAAACGAAACGGCCGTTAAAGAAATGGGCTTAAAAAACCCGATAGGCAAAAGGCTGCGCATACAAACTACAAACGGAACCATAATAGGGGTGGTAAAAGACTTTCATTTTACCACTATTCATAAAAAAATAGAACCTGCCGTTTTTCAATACAGCCCGGATGATTGCTGGCGCGTTTATATTAAAACCACCGGCCGCGATGCGCAAAAAGCTATTGCAGCCCTGCAGGTTTTATGGAAGCGATACAATAATGATGTACCCGTTAATTATGCTTTTTTAGATGAGGCATACAACAAACTGTACACCACAGAGCAAAAGCAAGGCGCACTGTTCAACCTGTTTGCAACTATAGCCATCGTAATATCGTGCCTGGGCCTTTTTGGCCTGGCAACTTATTCGGCGCAGGTAAAAACCCGGGAGATTGGCATCCGAAAGGTGCTGGGCGCAAGCGTAGCCAGAATTATAAGCCTGCTGGCAGCCGAATTTATGGTGCTTATAATAATAGCCATTGTAATTGCCATACCCGTAGCCTGGTTTGCCATGGACAACTGGCTGCAGGATTTTGCTTATAAAGTGAACATTGGGTGGGCGGTATTCCTGTTTGCAGGCGGCGGCGCTACATTAATTGCCCTGGCTACCATTAGCATACAATCGGTTAAAGCCGCGCTGGCCAACCCGGTAAAAAGTTTAAGAAGTGAATAA
- a CDS encoding ABC transporter permease, with translation MIKNYVKIAWRNLVRNKGFAITNILGLTIGMICTIFIFLWVRDEISFDKFHKNHDTIYQVMATRDFKPTIFTDPNMVLPLAKALEGNNPQIVRAVVTSHQESHLVEYDNTKLKKDLYVASEEFFNMFTWKTIKGNPSEALRDPKSIIITQSAAKAFFGDADPMNKMVKIDNQQSYKIAAVIADPPGNSTFKFDFIEPFDYTSDYVKNRMKEWTNSSHNVFVQTTPNANIAAVDKFIDKIKHDNSKGDKISTYYTFPMNKWHLYSEWKDGKNVGGMIEYVRMFTVIAIIILLIACVNFMNLSTARSEKRAKEVGIRKTLGSDKKQLITQFFFESIILALIAFVLAIGSVYLLMPFFNTLVSKNLHLTIFEPFFLLGSLIIILFTGVVAGSYPALYLSSFNPVKVLKGTFAAGKSAVLPRRVLVVGQFVMSILLISATIIVYQQIQHIKDRSIGYNPNNLVMVPSSSDIDKSYAAIKQDLLNTGLISAVTRTSSPITEIWWKSGSPDYAGKSANGDIIFSGLNADVDFTKTMGIKVLQGRDFTKTPGDTAVMLINKAAVEAMKLKNPVGMEMRYGRKFTVAGVIDNIVMASPYDPVEPLMIYYDPNSSSMIDIRLKNGVSPQAGIKAMEPIFKQYNPQNLFEYQFVDQEFGKKFVTEELISRITNIFAGLAIFICCIGLAGLASFTIEKRFREIGIRKVMGASVQQLLMLISTEFLKLVLVAFVIAVPLTWYLMNNWLQKYTYHVGISIWLFAAVGVLILLLTMVVVSLNTMKAALANPVKSLRSE, from the coding sequence ATGATAAAAAATTACGTAAAAATCGCCTGGCGAAACCTTGTCAGGAACAAAGGCTTCGCTATCACCAACATTTTGGGGTTAACAATTGGGATGATATGCACCATCTTTATTTTTTTATGGGTGCGCGATGAGATAAGTTTTGATAAGTTCCATAAGAACCATGATACTATTTACCAGGTAATGGCTACGCGCGATTTTAAGCCCACCATTTTTACCGATCCCAACATGGTGCTGCCATTAGCCAAAGCTCTGGAAGGGAATAACCCGCAGATAGTAAGAGCGGTTGTTACTTCGCACCAGGAATCGCACCTGGTTGAGTATGATAACACCAAACTTAAAAAAGACCTCTACGTGGCCAGCGAGGAGTTCTTTAACATGTTCACCTGGAAAACCATTAAGGGCAACCCATCTGAAGCACTAAGAGACCCCAAATCTATCATCATAACCCAATCGGCCGCTAAAGCGTTTTTTGGTGATGCCGACCCAATGAACAAAATGGTAAAGATCGATAACCAGCAAAGCTATAAAATAGCCGCTGTGATCGCCGATCCGCCGGGTAACTCTACCTTTAAGTTCGATTTTATCGAGCCGTTTGATTACACATCTGATTACGTGAAGAACCGGATGAAGGAGTGGACCAATTCGTCGCATAATGTATTCGTGCAAACCACGCCAAACGCCAATATCGCTGCTGTAGATAAATTTATTGATAAGATAAAGCACGATAACTCAAAAGGTGATAAGATAAGCACGTACTATACCTTCCCGATGAATAAATGGCACCTGTACAGTGAGTGGAAGGACGGCAAAAACGTAGGTGGCATGATAGAGTATGTGCGGATGTTTACGGTTATAGCCATCATTATACTGCTGATAGCCTGTGTAAATTTCATGAACCTAAGCACCGCCCGCTCAGAAAAACGCGCTAAAGAAGTGGGCATCCGCAAAACATTAGGATCTGATAAAAAACAGCTTATTACCCAGTTCTTTTTCGAATCTATAATTCTTGCCTTAATAGCCTTTGTACTGGCAATAGGTTCGGTTTACCTGTTGATGCCATTCTTTAACACACTGGTGAGTAAAAACCTGCACCTTACTATCTTCGAACCATTCTTCCTGCTGGGCTCGCTGATCATCATATTGTTCACTGGGGTAGTGGCAGGCAGTTACCCGGCCTTGTATCTTTCGTCGTTTAACCCGGTTAAGGTGCTTAAGGGAACATTTGCGGCAGGTAAAAGTGCAGTGCTGCCGAGGCGGGTACTGGTAGTGGGGCAGTTTGTAATGTCGATACTGTTGATATCGGCTACTATAATTGTTTACCAGCAGATACAGCATATCAAAGACCGCAGCATTGGATACAACCCTAACAACCTGGTTATGGTGCCCTCTTCAAGCGATATCGACAAGAGTTATGCAGCTATTAAACAGGACTTGCTTAACACCGGCTTGATAAGTGCTGTTACCCGTACATCTTCACCAATAACTGAGATCTGGTGGAAATCAGGCTCGCCGGATTATGCGGGAAAGTCGGCCAACGGCGATATCATTTTTTCGGGCTTAAACGCTGATGTGGATTTTACCAAAACCATGGGCATAAAGGTATTGCAGGGCCGCGATTTTACAAAAACGCCAGGCGACACGGCAGTGATGCTGATAAACAAAGCTGCCGTTGAAGCCATGAAACTGAAGAACCCTGTGGGGATGGAAATGCGCTACGGCCGTAAATTTACGGTGGCCGGTGTTATAGATAACATTGTAATGGCGTCGCCTTACGACCCGGTAGAGCCGCTGATGATATACTACGACCCCAACAGTTCAAGTATGATAGATATCCGACTTAAAAATGGGGTAAGCCCGCAGGCCGGCATCAAGGCCATGGAACCCATATTTAAGCAATACAACCCGCAAAACCTGTTCGAATACCAGTTTGTAGACCAGGAATTTGGTAAAAAATTCGTAACCGAAGAATTGATAAGCCGCATTACCAACATCTTCGCCGGGTTGGCTATATTTATCTGCTGTATTGGTTTGGCCGGACTGGCGTCGTTCACCATCGAGAAGCGTTTCCGCGAGATAGGGATACGTAAGGTTATGGGTGCATCTGTACAGCAATTGTTAATGCTTATTTCTACCGAGTTTTTGAAACTTGTTTTAGTAGCTTTTGTAATAGCGGTGCCGCTAACCTGGTACCTCATGAATAACTGGCTGCAAAAGTACA
- a CDS encoding ABC transporter ATP-binding protein, which translates to MIKITNLEKFYRTEEVETIALNKLTMEVNTGEFVAIMGPSGCGKSTLLNILGMLDDPDEGSYVFNGIEVAHFNERKRADLRKHNIGFVFQSFNLIDELTVFENVELPLIYTGVASSERVKRVEEVLDKMQIMHRRNHYPQQLSGGQQQRVAIARAVVNKPKLILADEPTGNLDSSNGNDVMELLTDLNEQGTTIVMVTHSEHDARYSHRIIRLLDGQTVMENIMV; encoded by the coding sequence ATGATCAAAATTACAAATCTGGAAAAATTTTACCGCACCGAAGAGGTAGAAACCATTGCATTGAACAAGCTTACGATGGAAGTTAACACAGGCGAATTTGTGGCCATAATGGGGCCGTCAGGTTGCGGTAAATCAACCCTGCTCAACATCCTTGGTATGCTGGATGATCCGGATGAAGGCAGCTATGTATTCAACGGAATCGAGGTAGCTCACTTTAATGAGCGCAAACGTGCCGATCTGCGCAAACACAATATCGGTTTCGTGTTTCAAAGCTTTAACCTGATAGATGAGTTAACCGTATTTGAAAACGTGGAATTACCACTTATATACACCGGCGTAGCTTCTTCTGAACGTGTAAAAAGGGTGGAAGAGGTGTTGGACAAAATGCAGATCATGCATCGCCGCAACCACTATCCGCAGCAGTTATCGGGTGGCCAGCAGCAGCGTGTGGCTATTGCACGCGCGGTTGTTAACAAACCAAAACTGATACTTGCGGATGAGCCTACCGGTAACCTGGATAGCAGCAACGGTAACGACGTGATGGAATTACTAACAGATTTGAATGAACAGGGTACTACCATAGTAATGGTTACCCACTCTGAGCATGACGCCCGTTACAGCCACCGCATTATCCGCTTACTGGATGGCCAGACTGTGATGGAAAACATCATGGTATAA
- a CDS encoding ABC transporter permease: MFKNFVKVMFRGLSKNKAYSFLNIFGLAIGITCAALIFLWVENEVNYDAGQVKKDRLYIARENQKYDTYVFTHQSTPGVMGPAIQAEIPGIANVCRASEGNSSLLYSYNDKPVFADTWYAEPSVFNMFTLPFIDGDAASAFKQLHSVVITQKAAIKFFGTDKNVVGKNIRVDNKQDYTVTGVLKDIPLNTTVRFECVMPFQVFWDKSPWLKSWGNNSLNTYIELKPGVNPKTVDKQLYGFIQKRELQNLGHVFLFGMADWHLYDEFKDGIQTGGGQIEYVRLFTIIAWIIIFIACINFMNLVTARSEKRAREVGVRKVLGAGKRSLSLQFIGEALFMSFIAALLSIVLMALVLPAFNMLVQKQLSIGFNNYNHILALLGLTVACGLIAGSYPSLYLSSFNPVAVLKGLKIKDSGAAYIRKGLVVMQFTVSVVLIISTVIVYQQIQHVKSRNLGFDKDKLMEIGLQGDMAKNYAPIKQDLLNTGFIQNVALSDHSTIYGGNNTSGLIWDCKAPGSEVLISQRYVTPEFFETSGLKLLDGRNLNETDTTSKPVATVITQSLQQLMGKGSALGKRIHYQGDTTSAVVVGVVNDYVYGNMYGKPDPVMFFSASPVHTDRMYVKIKAQQPVEASVAAIQAVLKKDNPAYPFDYRFVDDQFNQMFLSEMLVGKLSRVFAALAIIISCLGLFGLAAYTAERRIKEIGIRKVLGASVSGIASLLSKDFLQLVIISCAIAFPLAYWGMQNWLKTYQYHIDIQWWVFAAAGFSAIIIAVVTISFQSIKAALANPVRSLRSE; encoded by the coding sequence ATGTTTAAAAATTTTGTAAAAGTGATGTTTCGTGGCCTTAGTAAGAATAAGGCGTACAGTTTTTTAAATATATTCGGTTTGGCTATTGGTATTACCTGTGCCGCCCTGATTTTTTTATGGGTAGAGAACGAGGTTAACTATGATGCCGGGCAAGTAAAAAAAGACAGGCTTTACATAGCGCGCGAAAATCAGAAATACGATACCTACGTATTTACTCACCAGAGTACTCCCGGTGTAATGGGGCCGGCCATACAAGCCGAAATACCCGGGATTGCCAACGTTTGCCGCGCAAGTGAAGGTAACAGTTCGCTATTATACTCTTATAACGATAAGCCTGTGTTTGCCGATACCTGGTACGCCGAACCATCGGTGTTTAACATGTTTACACTGCCCTTTATTGATGGTGATGCTGCGTCGGCTTTCAAACAATTGCACTCGGTAGTTATCACGCAAAAAGCCGCTATCAAATTTTTTGGTACGGATAAAAATGTCGTGGGCAAAAATATCCGGGTTGACAATAAACAGGATTATACCGTTACAGGTGTTCTAAAAGATATTCCCTTAAATACCACCGTCAGGTTTGAGTGTGTTATGCCCTTTCAGGTATTTTGGGATAAGAGCCCCTGGTTAAAAAGCTGGGGCAATAATTCGTTAAATACATATATCGAACTAAAACCCGGTGTTAATCCAAAAACGGTAGATAAACAGCTTTACGGCTTTATACAAAAACGCGAGCTTCAGAATCTTGGTCACGTGTTTTTATTCGGCATGGCCGACTGGCACCTGTATGATGAGTTTAAAGACGGCATACAAACCGGCGGCGGCCAAATAGAGTATGTGCGCCTGTTTACCATTATTGCCTGGATAATTATTTTCATTGCCTGCATTAACTTTATGAACCTTGTCACAGCCCGCAGCGAAAAACGCGCCCGCGAAGTTGGTGTGCGTAAAGTACTTGGAGCCGGTAAAAGGTCGCTTTCGCTGCAGTTTATAGGCGAGGCGCTGTTTATGTCGTTTATAGCCGCCCTGCTTTCAATTGTTTTAATGGCTTTAGTATTGCCCGCGTTTAACATGCTTGTGCAAAAGCAGCTTAGCATCGGTTTTAATAACTATAACCACATACTTGCCCTGTTAGGCCTTACTGTTGCGTGCGGCTTAATCGCTGGCAGCTACCCATCGTTATACCTGTCGTCATTTAATCCGGTAGCGGTATTAAAGGGCCTGAAGATAAAAGACAGCGGAGCAGCTTACATCCGTAAAGGTTTGGTGGTAATGCAGTTCACGGTATCGGTGGTGCTCATCATCAGTACCGTCATCGTGTATCAGCAAATACAGCATGTAAAAAGCAGGAACCTTGGCTTTGATAAAGATAAATTAATGGAGATAGGCTTGCAGGGCGACATGGCCAAAAACTATGCTCCTATAAAACAAGATCTGCTTAATACCGGCTTTATACAAAATGTAGCATTATCAGATCATTCAACTATTTACGGCGGCAACAACACATCGGGCCTGATCTGGGACTGTAAAGCGCCAGGCTCAGAGGTACTGATATCGCAACGGTATGTTACCCCCGAATTTTTTGAAACATCGGGCCTTAAACTTTTAGATGGCCGCAACCTAAACGAAACCGATACGACATCAAAACCTGTAGCAACGGTTATTACCCAAAGCCTGCAACAACTGATGGGCAAAGGCAGCGCGCTTGGTAAACGCATACATTACCAGGGAGATACTACATCGGCTGTTGTTGTTGGAGTTGTTAACGATTATGTGTACGGCAACATGTACGGCAAACCCGATCCGGTTATGTTTTTTAGCGCAAGCCCGGTACACACAGATAGGATGTATGTTAAAATTAAAGCGCAGCAACCGGTAGAAGCTTCTGTTGCAGCTATACAAGCTGTGCTCAAAAAAGATAACCCTGCATACCCCTTTGACTATCGCTTTGTTGACGACCAGTTTAACCAGATGTTTTTAAGTGAAATGCTGGTTGGCAAGCTATCAAGAGTGTTTGCTGCGCTGGCCATCATTATATCATGCCTTGGCCTGTTTGGCCTGGCCGCCTACACCGCCGAGCGCAGGATTAAGGAAATTGGTATCCGCAAGGTGCTTGGGGCAAGTGTATCGGGTATAGCAAGCCTTTTATCAAAAGATTTTTTACAGTTGGTTATCATATCCTGTGCAATAGCCTTCCCGCTGGCATATTGGGGAATGCAAAACTGGCTCAAAACGTATCAGTACCATATAGACATTCAATGGTGGGTATTTGCCGCTGCAGGTTTTTCGGCAATTATTATAGCAGTTGTTACCATCAGTTTTCAATCAATAAAGGCAGCTTTAGCAAATCCGGTGAGAAGCCTAAGGAGCGAATAG